One genomic segment of Hevea brasiliensis isolate MT/VB/25A 57/8 chromosome 3, ASM3005281v1, whole genome shotgun sequence includes these proteins:
- the LOC110663604 gene encoding nudix hydrolase 13, mitochondrial, giving the protein MHLFSVSCFFSLPVTKPPIPRIIYRIYIHIMSSLSARTGRHKQRFQDQLRLVAGCIPYKLNMNVEEKNCRVEDSVLVLMISTPNRDDLVFPKGGWEDDETLYQAACREALEEAGVTGLLGENPLGVWEFRSKSSQNSCSSVGGCKGYMFALEVTEELDHWPGQANYNRKWLTTEEAFKFCRYDWMREALKNFLAGIPKYSTHGKKEEVAESTQMASSGCFVKPPGGVQNLEESSTKPCLMTTYNQMLKL; this is encoded by the exons ATGCACTTGTTTTCTGTTTCCTGCTTCTTCTCTTTGCCAGTGACTAAACCGCCCATACCCAGGATTATATATAGGATATATATACACATCATGTCATCTCTTTCAGCGAGAACAGGCAGACACAAACAACGTTTCCAGGATCAACTTAGGCTTGTAGCTGG GTGTATTCCTTATAAACTTAACATGAACGTTGAGGAAAAAAACTGTAGAGTGGAGGATAGTGTACTTGTCCTCATGATCTCGACTCCAAATCGTGACGATCTTGTGTTTCCAAAG GGTGGGTGGGAAGATGATGAGACCCTTTATCAAGCCGCATGTCGAGAGGCCTTGGAGGAAGCAGGAGTTACAGGACTACTTGGT GAAAATCCATTAGGAGTTTGGGAGTTTCGAAGCAAGAGCAGCCAGAATAGTTGCAGCTCGGTAGGAGGCTGTAAAGGGTATATGTTTGCATTGGAAGTGACTGAAGAGCTTGACCACTGGCCAGGACAGGCTAATTACAATAGAAAATGG CTTACTACAGAGGAAGCATTTAAATTCTGCCGTTATGACTGGATGAGAGAAGCTCTTAAAAATTTTCTGGCGGGTATCCCCAAGTACAGTACACACGGGAAAAAGGAAGAGGTGGCAGAGAGTACTCAAATGGCGTCTTCAGGTTGCTTTGTAAAGCCACCTGGTGGTGTTCAGAACCTTGAAGAATCATCTACCAAGCCTTGTTTAATGACCACCTACAATCAAATGTTAAAACTGTAG
- the LOC131178771 gene encoding 40S ribosomal protein S27-2-like isoform X2, with protein MVLQNDIDLLNPPAELEKRKHKLKRLVQSPNSFFMDVKCQGCFNITTVFSHSQTVVVCGNCQTVLCQPTGGRARLTEGCSFRRKA; from the exons ATG GTTCTTCAAAATGATATCGATTTGCTTAACCCTCCAGCTGAATTGGAGAAGAGGAAGCACAAGCTCAAGCGTCTCGTGCAGTCTCCTAACTCATTCTTCATG GATGTGAAGTGCCAGGGATGCTTCAATAT AACTACTGTGTTCAGTCATTCCCAAACTGTGGTGGTGTGTGGCAATTGCCAGACCGTCTTGTGCCAGCCAACCGGTGGACGTGCAAGGCTTACAGAGGGTTGCTCCTTCAGGAGAAAGG CCTGA
- the LOC131178771 gene encoding 40S ribosomal protein S27-2-like isoform X1 — MVLQNDIDLLNPPAELEKRKHKLKRLVQSPNSFFMDVKCQGCFNITTVFSHSQTVVVCGNCQTVLCQPTGGRARLTEGCSFRRKGTCYFASSKSMLVLEMGLVHLA, encoded by the exons ATG GTTCTTCAAAATGATATCGATTTGCTTAACCCTCCAGCTGAATTGGAGAAGAGGAAGCACAAGCTCAAGCGTCTCGTGCAGTCTCCTAACTCATTCTTCATG GATGTGAAGTGCCAGGGATGCTTCAATAT AACTACTGTGTTCAGTCATTCCCAAACTGTGGTGGTGTGTGGCAATTGCCAGACCGTCTTGTGCCAGCCAACCGGTGGACGTGCAAGGCTTACAGAGGGTTGCTCCTTCAGGAGAAAGG GTACCTGTTATTTTGCCTCTTCAAAATCAATGCTGGTTTTGGAAATGGGATTGGTGCATC TAGCCTGA